From Methanobacterium congolense, one genomic window encodes:
- a CDS encoding YcaO-related McrA-glycine thioamidation protein, giving the protein MFQEVPIKYFGCTHRSVAPEDTIKNVEGKLKTAGVKRVADITHLDRLGVPVYSAIRPMAADGAVSIYAGKGATKTQAKASAMMESFERYSAEIQDSDRDKMVSGLFEEIDAAVDPRSLILPNQQFNPESRIEWVKAMDLKDETEHMVPANAVYHPYNLKDSLKLFKSNTNGLASGNRIEEAVFHGMMEVVERDAWSIFEAHRSLKPEIDCSEAENPLINGLIQKFSDAGINVKLMDLTADIKISTIAAVSDDPVLKDPALLTLGVGTHLDPEIAAIRALTEVAQSRATQIHGTREDTVRAVFMRKAGYERMKRINKHWFGDSKEIIGLSEIKNRSGSSFREDINTALKMLGNCGFKNVLYSNLTRSNIGIPVVRVIIPGLEVYSVDTERAGKRLV; this is encoded by the coding sequence ATGTTTCAAGAGGTTCCAATAAAATATTTTGGATGCACACACAGGTCCGTCGCCCCTGAAGACACTATAAAAAATGTTGAAGGAAAATTGAAGACTGCAGGTGTTAAAAGAGTTGCAGATATAACTCACCTGGACCGTTTGGGGGTGCCTGTCTACTCTGCAATACGGCCAATGGCTGCAGATGGTGCTGTGAGCATATATGCCGGTAAAGGCGCTACAAAAACACAGGCAAAGGCATCTGCAATGATGGAATCATTTGAAAGGTACTCTGCTGAGATTCAGGACTCAGACAGGGATAAGATGGTTTCAGGACTTTTTGAAGAGATTGACGCTGCAGTGGATCCAAGGTCCCTCATACTCCCAAACCAACAGTTCAACCCGGAATCCAGGATAGAATGGGTTAAAGCTATGGATTTAAAGGATGAGACTGAGCACATGGTCCCTGCAAATGCTGTTTATCACCCCTACAATCTCAAAGACAGTTTGAAGCTCTTCAAATCCAACACCAATGGTCTGGCATCTGGAAACAGGATTGAGGAAGCAGTTTTCCACGGCATGATGGAGGTTGTTGAAAGGGATGCATGGAGCATATTCGAGGCCCACCGTAGTTTGAAACCTGAAATAGATTGCAGTGAAGCTGAAAATCCACTTATAAATGGTTTGATCCAGAAGTTCAGTGATGCAGGCATCAACGTGAAACTCATGGATCTGACTGCAGATATAAAGATATCCACCATAGCTGCGGTTTCAGATGATCCTGTTCTCAAAGACCCTGCACTCTTAACGTTAGGTGTTGGAACCCATCTAGACCCTGAAATAGCAGCTATTAGGGCTTTAACTGAAGTTGCACAGAGCAGGGCAACCCAGATACACGGAACAAGGGAAGATACCGTCAGAGCGGTTTTCATGAGAAAGGCAGGATACGAACGCATGAAACGTATCAACAAGCACTGGTTTGGGGATTCAAAGGAGATCATAGGTCTTTCTGAAATTAAAAACAGGTCAGGATCTTCCTTCAGGGAAGATATAAACACGGCTTTGAAGATGCTTGGAAACTGCGGATTCAAAAATGTTCTTTATTCTAATTTAACCCGTTCCAACATAGGAATACCTGTTGTAAGGGTTATAATTCCAGGCTTAGAGGTTTACTCCGTTGATACTGAACGGGCAGGAAAAAGACTGGTTTAA
- a CDS encoding site-2 protease family protein, protein MVKFTAHEVRDIIISMTVIAAIFAYLFSMGSSNILESVMYLIPATFIAVGLGFVLHELAHKFVAIHYGFQAEFRMWIQGLLLAIITAAFGFVFAAPGAVYIQGEYISKEENGKISIAGPLTNICLAILFMTLLPMVSTSPTDILSYEISTIIILGFAINSFLAFFNLVPVAILDGAKVIKWNPVIWGIVTVVALILTVKAFLTLQGMGI, encoded by the coding sequence ATGGTAAAATTCACAGCCCATGAAGTCAGGGATATAATCATTTCAATGACGGTTATTGCAGCAATATTCGCCTACCTCTTCAGCATGGGAAGCAGTAACATTCTTGAAAGTGTGATGTACCTCATTCCGGCCACTTTCATTGCAGTAGGGCTTGGATTCGTACTCCATGAACTCGCACATAAGTTCGTTGCAATTCACTACGGATTTCAGGCAGAGTTCAGGATGTGGATCCAGGGACTGCTGCTTGCAATTATAACAGCTGCATTCGGATTTGTTTTTGCAGCTCCAGGAGCTGTTTACATTCAGGGAGAATACATCTCAAAGGAAGAAAACGGTAAAATATCCATTGCAGGTCCCCTCACAAACATCTGCCTTGCAATCCTATTCATGACACTCCTGCCAATGGTTTCAACATCACCAACGGATATTTTAAGTTACGAGATCTCAACCATCATCATTCTGGGATTTGCAATCAACAGTTTCCTGGCATTCTTCAACCTCGTACCAGTAGCTATACTGGACGGTGCGAAGGTGATAAAATGGAATCCTGTCATATGGGGAATAGTGACTGTTGTTGCCCTAATTTTAACTGTAAAAGCATTTTTAACCCTTCAAGGTATGGGAATTTAA
- a CDS encoding sensor histidine kinase — MPFNDAELKTLREKIIGLGESSIRKSYYPELRKRLDELERFKSLLDESNDAIFLIEIPSGRFVDINKAASRHLGYSTKHLLNMSMGDLVVSCDRNRLKQLFKDLVDGGTSKGKQNIVTHLRDVSGWEIPFEISVTVVKFSYEVYMVMVARDITERKEAEDKIKASLEEKNILLMEIHHRVKNNMQIISSLLSLQSRYITDEDALDVFKDSQNRVKSMAMIHEKLYMSRNFTKINFGEYIKNLTTYLFHSYVVDPDTVKLVVDVEDVNLGIDTAIPCGLIINEVVTNSIKYAFPGDRCGEISIKLWAEDENIILEISDDGVGVPNDFNILETKTLGLQLIYTLVKQLDGTIELIPHDGAKFIISFKELKYKQRI; from the coding sequence ATGCCCTTTAACGATGCTGAATTGAAAACCCTGCGTGAGAAGATCATTGGCCTTGGAGAATCATCCATAAGGAAGAGTTACTATCCCGAGCTTCGAAAAAGACTTGATGAGCTTGAAAGGTTTAAATCATTGTTAGATGAGAGTAACGATGCCATTTTTCTCATTGAAATCCCTTCAGGACGTTTTGTAGATATCAACAAAGCTGCTTCCAGGCACCTTGGATACTCAACAAAACATCTTCTAAACATGTCAATGGGGGATCTGGTGGTTTCATGTGACAGAAATCGTCTCAAACAATTGTTTAAGGACCTGGTGGATGGTGGAACATCTAAGGGAAAACAGAACATAGTCACACACCTGAGGGATGTTTCAGGTTGGGAGATACCCTTTGAAATAAGCGTCACTGTGGTTAAGTTCAGTTATGAAGTTTACATGGTAATGGTTGCCCGTGACATAACCGAACGTAAGGAAGCAGAGGATAAAATAAAAGCGTCCCTTGAAGAAAAGAACATCCTCCTCATGGAAATTCATCACCGTGTTAAAAACAACATGCAGATAATTTCAAGCCTTCTAAGTCTTCAATCAAGGTACATAACCGATGAAGATGCCCTTGACGTGTTCAAGGACAGTCAGAACCGTGTGAAATCCATGGCAATGATACATGAAAAGCTTTACATGTCAAGAAACTTCACCAAGATAAACTTCGGTGAGTACATCAAGAACCTGACAACCTACCTCTTCCATTCTTACGTTGTGGATCCAGATACTGTAAAACTGGTTGTGGATGTTGAGGATGTTAATCTAGGAATAGACACAGCAATACCCTGCGGGCTCATAATCAACGAAGTTGTGACCAATTCCATTAAGTATGCCTTCCCAGGGGATAGATGTGGTGAGATAAGTATCAAACTCTGGGCTGAAGATGAAAACATTATTCTTGAGATTTCAGATGATGGAGTTGGAGTTCCGAATGATTTCAACATCCTTGAAACCAAAACACTGGGATTACAACTCATATATACTCTCGTAAAACAGCTTGACGGAACCATAGAACTCATACCTCATGATGGAGCCAAATTCATAATATCCTTTAAGGAACTTAAATATAAACAAAGGATATAG
- the ercA gene encoding alcohol dehydrogenase-like regulatory protein ErcA codes for MVEAGGRVTGSELRKFVAPEFIFGNDARLLVGRYARNFSGRNVFVVTDPGVMASGWLEDVTDSLNDGGLHYTTYSHVNPNPRVEDVMEGAEIYRAEECDVIVAVGGGSPMDCAKGIGIVSSNKKHITEFEGVDKVGLPAPPLICIPTTAGSSADVSQFAIISDRSRHLKMGIISKTLVPDVALIDPVTTTTMPCDMTVQTAFDTLSHAMESYVSNASSAVTDLHALESIRLVSSNIIPVISDPENLNLRTNLMLASLHAGLAFSNASLGLTHAMAHSLGGSMDLPHGECNAILMEHVVNFNFQAEPERYMELARTMGLNTDKEVKPELIKGINDLKKRVGLDKSLKDFGVDESDLDELADVAMLDPCIVTNPRKPYKDEVVEVFRDAL; via the coding sequence ATGGTTGAGGCTGGTGGTAGGGTAACTGGATCTGAACTTCGAAAATTCGTTGCACCAGAATTTATTTTTGGTAACGATGCCAGATTGCTGGTAGGGCGTTACGCAAGAAATTTCAGTGGCAGAAATGTTTTTGTAGTCACTGATCCTGGTGTTATGGCTTCTGGATGGTTGGAGGATGTTACAGATTCCTTGAATGACGGGGGACTTCATTACACCACATATTCTCATGTAAATCCCAATCCAAGGGTTGAAGATGTTATGGAGGGGGCTGAGATCTACAGGGCGGAAGAATGTGATGTGATCGTTGCAGTGGGTGGAGGAAGTCCCATGGACTGTGCAAAGGGCATAGGTATTGTAAGCTCCAACAAGAAACACATAACTGAATTTGAAGGTGTTGATAAGGTTGGATTACCTGCACCTCCCCTCATCTGTATCCCAACAACGGCAGGTAGCTCTGCAGATGTGTCACAGTTTGCAATAATATCTGACAGGTCACGACACCTTAAAATGGGTATAATAAGCAAAACACTTGTCCCGGATGTTGCCCTCATCGATCCAGTTACCACAACAACCATGCCCTGTGACATGACTGTTCAAACAGCCTTCGACACCTTGAGCCATGCCATGGAGTCTTATGTATCCAATGCAAGTTCTGCTGTGACAGACCTCCATGCATTGGAATCTATTCGACTTGTGAGCTCAAACATCATCCCTGTAATATCTGATCCTGAAAACCTCAATCTAAGAACGAATCTAATGTTGGCAAGTCTTCATGCAGGTCTGGCATTTTCAAATGCAAGTTTAGGACTTACCCATGCAATGGCCCATAGTCTGGGTGGATCAATGGATCTGCCCCATGGAGAATGCAATGCCATCCTAATGGAACACGTTGTGAACTTCAACTTTCAGGCAGAACCAGAACGTTACATGGAATTGGCCCGGACAATGGGACTTAACACAGACAAAGAAGTAAAACCAGAACTCATCAAAGGAATAAATGACCTTAAAAAAAGAGTGGGTCTTGATAAAAGCCTTAAAGATTTTGGTGTTGATGAATCTGACCTGGATGAACTTGCAGATGTAGCTATGCTTGATCCATGTATCGTTACAAACCCACGGAAACCATATAAGGATGAAGTTGTGGAGGTATTTAGAGATGCCCTTTAA
- a CDS encoding HIT family protein, with protein sequence MVSKCEYCQLDGGYGELIHETDCWKIFLAPSQRYLGTCVVALKRQCKNLAELETCEWADFAETVKKLEGSLDEAFRPTLYNWSCFKNASFRNEIPNPEVHWHFIPRYKTKVEFAGISFEDPDFGYIPQPVEKRVSDEVMVKMKAEILKNL encoded by the coding sequence ATGGTAAGCAAATGCGAATATTGTCAGTTAGATGGAGGTTACGGTGAATTAATCCATGAAACAGACTGCTGGAAAATATTTCTTGCTCCAAGCCAGAGGTACCTTGGAACCTGTGTTGTTGCTTTGAAGAGGCAATGTAAAAACTTGGCTGAACTTGAAACCTGTGAATGGGCAGATTTTGCAGAAACCGTCAAGAAACTGGAAGGTTCACTGGACGAAGCGTTCCGACCCACACTCTACAACTGGAGCTGCTTTAAAAATGCAAGCTTCAGGAACGAAATTCCCAACCCTGAAGTTCACTGGCATTTCATACCCCGTTACAAGACAAAGGTTGAATTTGCAGGGATTTCCTTTGAAGATCCGGACTTCGGTTACATACCCCAGCCCGTAGAAAAAAGGGTTTCAGATGAGGTTATGGTCAAAATGAAAGCTGAAATCCTAAAAAACCTCTAA
- a CDS encoding M24 family metallopeptidase, whose product MSRKLSGILNSMHEKNMDALIAVKPENIRYLTGFNPSSFSLLLLKDEPVLFTSKLDIEDASQSSKVPVEELKSLKDIKELLKGKIGIESSMTVETYKKLSNNFKANITDLIEVSRMVKSPDEIKNIKKALEIAEKSFEDVEFSGTENEAAAKLEYNMMVRGSSKPSFETIVASGERSSLPHGTPQVTEIESPVVIDWGAVYNGYASDTTRTIIETDKQEEIFNIVLEANKKAVSAIKPGVKTSEIDKAARDVIEEYGYGEGYIHSTGHGVGLEIHEMPSLSQKDNTTLEKGMIVTIEPGIYLEGEFGVRVEDMVQITNRGNVLNKLSHKLTF is encoded by the coding sequence TTGAGCAGAAAATTATCAGGAATACTCAACAGCATGCATGAGAAAAACATGGATGCATTGATAGCAGTTAAACCAGAAAACATACGTTACCTAACAGGTTTTAACCCTTCAAGCTTTTCTTTGCTTTTATTAAAAGATGAACCAGTTCTTTTCACATCCAAATTGGATATCGAAGATGCTTCCCAGAGTTCCAAAGTTCCAGTTGAAGAGTTGAAATCCCTGAAGGATATCAAAGAACTTCTCAAGGGAAAAATTGGAATAGAAAGTTCAATGACCGTTGAAACCTACAAAAAGCTGTCAAACAATTTTAAAGCAAACATAACTGATCTGATAGAAGTTTCAAGAATGGTTAAATCTCCAGATGAAATCAAAAACATCAAAAAAGCCCTTGAAATTGCTGAAAAATCCTTTGAAGATGTTGAGTTTTCAGGAACCGAGAATGAAGCTGCTGCAAAGTTGGAGTACAACATGATGGTCCGCGGATCAAGTAAACCCTCCTTTGAAACCATTGTTGCATCGGGTGAAAGATCCAGCCTTCCACACGGAACCCCACAAGTTACAGAAATTGAAAGTCCCGTTGTTATTGATTGGGGAGCTGTCTACAATGGCTATGCATCTGACACCACACGTACAATTATAGAAACAGATAAACAGGAAGAAATATTTAACATCGTGCTTGAAGCGAATAAAAAAGCTGTTTCTGCAATAAAACCCGGCGTGAAAACTTCAGAAATTGATAAAGCTGCAAGAGATGTGATAGAAGAGTATGGTTATGGTGAGGGATACATACACTCAACAGGCCATGGTGTTGGACTTGAAATTCATGAAATGCCATCATTATCTCAGAAGGATAACACAACACTTGAGAAAGGAATGATTGTAACAATTGAACCAGGAATTTATCTTGAAGGAGAATTTGGAGTTCGTGTTGAGGACATGGTCCAAATAACCAATAGAGGAAATGTTTTGAACAAATTAAGCCATAAGTTAACCTTTTAA
- a CDS encoding type II secretion system F family protein, whose product MAIIPTALSPLSQSIDDMVPDKYLVLVQENLIRAGIYVKASDIITLMLIFGIGLAALTFVLFMVLGISPILGALIGFIAPFALILAWLFFAMEKRVDAIEQSTPDFLRQIASLLRAGVGIETAMEDISKQGSGPLTEELRRSVIEIKIGSSFEDALLAMGTRLKSKNLDRTFRMILEGRRVGGSLSDVIETVAEDLRAVLALKRERKANVMMSVMFLLIAAVIAAPFALGMIMTYSSFIASVGKANALADAAYTAASGYIIIHSVIASILMGIVLYGNAKKGVKFALGVVPASYLIFYLAGTLAMSLFAM is encoded by the coding sequence ATGGCAATTATACCCACTGCATTGTCACCGTTGTCCCAATCTATAGACGACATGGTGCCTGACAAATACCTGGTTCTTGTACAGGAAAATCTCATAAGGGCGGGCATTTACGTTAAGGCATCTGACATTATAACTCTTATGCTTATTTTTGGTATTGGTTTAGCAGCACTTACATTTGTTTTGTTCATGGTACTTGGAATCAGCCCAATATTAGGTGCATTAATAGGTTTCATAGCACCCTTTGCCCTAATTTTAGCATGGTTGTTCTTTGCAATGGAAAAAAGAGTCGATGCAATAGAACAAAGCACCCCTGACTTTCTGAGGCAGATTGCATCCCTCCTAAGAGCAGGTGTTGGTATTGAAACTGCAATGGAAGATATTTCAAAGCAGGGAAGTGGACCTTTAACTGAAGAGCTGAGACGATCCGTCATTGAAATAAAGATAGGAAGCAGCTTTGAAGATGCACTTTTAGCCATGGGAACCCGTTTGAAATCCAAAAATCTTGACAGAACATTCAGAATGATTCTTGAGGGAAGAAGGGTTGGAGGAAGCCTTTCAGATGTTATTGAAACTGTTGCAGAGGATTTAAGGGCTGTACTTGCGTTGAAACGTGAAAGAAAGGCCAACGTTATGATGTCAGTGATGTTCCTTTTGATAGCAGCGGTTATAGCTGCACCATTTGCACTTGGAATGATAATGACCTACTCCTCCTTCATTGCATCAGTGGGTAAAGCAAATGCACTGGCTGATGCAGCTTACACCGCTGCAAGTGGGTACATCATCATACATTCAGTCATAGCCAGTATATTAATGGGAATCGTTTTGTATGGAAATGCCAAAAAGGGAGTCAAATTTGCATTGGGAGTGGTACCTGCTTCGTACTTGATATTTTATCTGGCAGGAACATTGGCCATGTCTTTATTCGCCATGTGA
- a CDS encoding class III signal peptide-containing protein encodes MNMIKDENGQGSAELILVLGGMIVIVIAAAVFYKNYLAGIGDDINKTDVNATTSKIQDLKKYFPT; translated from the coding sequence ATGAATATGATAAAAGATGAAAATGGACAGGGTTCAGCTGAACTCATTCTGGTTCTTGGTGGGATGATTGTAATAGTAATTGCTGCTGCAGTTTTTTACAAGAACTACCTTGCAGGGATTGGAGATGACATCAACAAAACCGATGTAAATGCTACAACCTCAAAGATACAGGATCTGAAAAAATACTTTCCTACTTGA
- a CDS encoding lactaldehyde dehydrogenase — MKMFINGSLVDRDEKIDVKNPANNETIDTVPEATREDVKNALEAANRAKKVLGDMSARKISRILYDVYEVVLKSQEEFSRIITLETGKPIKDSRDEMKRSVLTLQLAAEEAKRIYGETVPMDAGIGGRTALGFTMKIPLGVVAAITPFNYPVNLAVHKIAPALAAKNSVVFKPSKEAPLAALKLGEVLGHHLPDGAVNAVTGPGSVVGDELVTNPIVNKVSFTGSVETGNAIANRAGMKKLTLELGGNDPIIVLEDADLEKAAVSTARGAYLNAGQVCIGVKRIIVQKGVAEEFIDLLIKETRKLKMGDPMDPETDIGPLINEEAAINVARTVGNALENGAQILLGGKREGAFYTPTVLDMVDPGMDMVCHETFGPVAPIIRAETVDEAFSIANNTPYGLQAGVFTSSIENALKAARTIEAGGVMINKQPTFRTDNMPFGGFKMSGMGKEGVKYAVEDMTRTKLVVFG; from the coding sequence ATGAAAATGTTTATAAACGGAAGTTTGGTGGATAGGGATGAAAAGATAGATGTTAAAAATCCTGCAAACAACGAGACCATAGATACAGTTCCTGAAGCTACCCGGGAAGATGTTAAGAATGCTCTGGAAGCTGCAAACAGGGCAAAGAAGGTTCTTGGAGATATGTCTGCCCGTAAGATCTCAAGGATACTCTACGATGTCTATGAAGTTGTTCTGAAGTCACAGGAGGAATTTTCCAGGATCATAACCCTTGAAACAGGTAAACCTATAAAGGATTCCCGGGATGAAATGAAACGTTCTGTTCTAACCCTGCAGCTGGCAGCTGAAGAAGCCAAAAGGATCTACGGTGAAACAGTTCCCATGGATGCAGGTATAGGTGGCAGAACTGCCCTTGGATTTACAATGAAGATACCCTTGGGGGTTGTGGCTGCAATAACCCCCTTCAATTATCCAGTTAACCTTGCAGTGCATAAGATAGCTCCTGCACTTGCAGCAAAAAATAGTGTGGTTTTCAAACCTTCAAAGGAAGCTCCACTTGCAGCATTGAAACTTGGAGAGGTGCTGGGCCATCACCTTCCAGATGGTGCTGTAAACGCAGTAACCGGCCCGGGAAGTGTTGTTGGGGATGAACTTGTAACCAACCCCATTGTTAACAAGGTCTCCTTCACAGGAAGCGTTGAAACAGGTAACGCCATAGCCAACAGGGCAGGTATGAAGAAGTTAACACTTGAACTTGGTGGAAACGATCCAATCATAGTTCTGGAGGATGCAGACCTTGAAAAAGCAGCAGTTTCTACAGCCAGAGGAGCTTACCTCAACGCAGGGCAGGTTTGCATAGGTGTGAAGCGCATAATCGTCCAAAAAGGTGTTGCAGAGGAATTCATTGATTTACTCATTAAAGAAACCCGGAAACTTAAGATGGGTGACCCAATGGATCCTGAAACAGACATCGGACCGTTGATAAATGAGGAAGCAGCCATAAACGTAGCAAGAACAGTTGGAAATGCTTTGGAAAATGGGGCTCAGATTTTACTGGGCGGCAAAAGGGAAGGCGCATTCTACACTCCTACAGTGCTCGACATGGTTGATCCTGGTATGGATATGGTGTGCCATGAAACCTTTGGACCTGTAGCACCCATAATAAGGGCAGAAACTGTTGATGAAGCCTTCAGTATCGCCAATAACACTCCTTACGGACTTCAGGCAGGTGTTTTCACGAGTAGTATCGAAAATGCACTTAAGGCTGCAAGGACCATAGAAGCTGGGGGCGTTATGATCAACAAACAACCAACCTTCAGAACTGACAACATGCCATTTGGAGGTTTTAAAATGAGCGGTATGGGTAAAGAAGGTGTTAAATATGCTGTTGAGGATATGACACGTACCAAGCTCGTGGTGTTTGGATGA
- a CDS encoding MBL fold metallo-hydrolase produces the protein MVKIDFYGGVDEIGGNKILVHEAQTSLLLDFGMSFNQAGLYFSEFLQPRKANGIMDFMELGLLPEIKGIYREDYLKHCGMECSDEPAVDGLLLSHAHMDHSAYIHHLREDIPLYMSEESHLILKVLEETSTVSFADILHLKRDFHFVPKKTGEGYKKLSGKDAFIDREINTVKPYEAFEIGDFKIKSAPVDHSLPGAAAYLLESDGGMTVYSGDLRFHGRHPEITQKFVKEAKKSNPNVMMCEGTRMGEERTETEQDIENRATELITDFGGPVIVNFPVRDLDRLLTFHNVARAADRTLVVNLKQAYMLNLFKGRGYPEIDEVAVYVPRRAWGLLGEDSFACFDGQWISSSEMEHDYVNSQYKKWERDFLEWENTVNYMDMRDEPEKYLFRCDNFELKELIDIKPENGLYIKSMTEPFDDEMMISERRVENWLKRFDLCPMHKMHVSGHASGPELIEMIREVEPEILYPIHTEHKEMFKVLEDDGIKVVYPERA, from the coding sequence ATGGTGAAAATTGATTTTTACGGCGGAGTTGATGAGATCGGTGGGAACAAGATTCTGGTTCATGAAGCTCAAACATCACTCCTCCTGGACTTTGGAATGAGCTTCAACCAGGCAGGACTGTACTTCTCAGAATTTTTACAGCCAAGAAAAGCCAACGGAATCATGGACTTCATGGAACTTGGACTTCTACCTGAAATAAAAGGAATATACAGGGAGGATTACCTTAAGCACTGTGGAATGGAATGTTCAGATGAACCTGCAGTTGACGGACTTCTCCTGAGCCATGCTCATATGGATCACTCCGCCTACATACACCACCTGCGTGAGGACATTCCCCTCTACATGAGCGAGGAATCCCACCTGATCCTGAAGGTTTTAGAGGAAACAAGCACGGTTTCATTTGCAGACATACTCCATTTGAAGAGAGATTTCCACTTCGTCCCCAAGAAAACTGGTGAAGGCTACAAGAAGCTCAGTGGAAAGGACGCATTCATTGATAGGGAGATCAACACTGTTAAACCCTACGAAGCCTTTGAAATAGGTGATTTCAAGATTAAAAGTGCACCAGTTGACCATTCACTACCCGGGGCTGCTGCGTATCTACTTGAATCAGATGGGGGAATGACAGTTTACAGCGGAGACCTCAGGTTCCATGGAAGACATCCGGAAATCACCCAAAAATTTGTTAAGGAAGCTAAAAAATCTAATCCCAACGTGATGATGTGTGAAGGAACCAGGATGGGTGAGGAAAGAACTGAAACAGAGCAGGACATAGAAAACAGGGCCACTGAACTGATAACTGACTTCGGGGGTCCTGTCATTGTCAACTTCCCTGTGCGGGACCTTGACAGGCTTTTAACGTTTCACAACGTTGCTCGAGCTGCAGACAGAACCCTTGTTGTGAACCTCAAACAGGCCTACATGCTCAACCTCTTCAAGGGCAGAGGATACCCTGAAATAGATGAAGTGGCAGTTTACGTACCGCGAAGGGCCTGGGGATTACTGGGTGAGGATTCCTTTGCATGCTTCGATGGTCAGTGGATTTCCTCCTCTGAGATGGAACACGATTACGTGAATTCCCAGTACAAGAAATGGGAAAGGGACTTCCTGGAGTGGGAAAATACCGTAAACTACATGGACATGAGGGATGAACCCGAGAAGTACCTATTCCGTTGTGATAACTTCGAACTCAAGGAGTTAATCGATATAAAACCAGAAAACGGACTTTACATAAAATCAATGACAGAGCCATTTGATGATGAGATGATGATCAGTGAGCGAAGGGTTGAAAACTGGTTGAAACGCTTCGATCTCTGTCCAATGCACAAAATGCACGTCTCAGGCCATGCATCGGGTCCAGAGCTTATTGAGATGATCAGAGAGGTAGAACCTGAAATCCTGTATCCTATACACACAGAGCACAAGGAGATGTTCAAGGTGCTTGAAGATGATGGAATAAAGGTTGTTTATCCTGAAAGAGCCTAA
- a CDS encoding tRNA-binding protein, translating into MWDTSKDYRLRVAEKSVELFIRTAEGANLKGIWNKRKSLNSARDMVPEIQTLYYSYLEPDELAKSPQIKDMKAKVADIVDALGGEGWQNEFFKLVNKDEKEKLEESIAKMKFALNTINDIDKRLLLGPVNDPVVGIDIKTGEVVSIMKHPVADKLLVCNVNVGDRALTVVTNDLAVKEGNRVGVSLLPPTGFMGITSEGMFLGVGGNVLKDVEGELGQLPHGFPLDALNATRNLVEEFLK; encoded by the coding sequence ATGTGGGATACTAGTAAAGATTACAGACTTCGCGTTGCAGAAAAATCAGTTGAACTCTTTATACGAACTGCCGAGGGAGCAAACCTTAAGGGAATCTGGAACAAAAGAAAATCCCTGAACTCTGCAAGGGACATGGTACCCGAGATACAGACACTCTACTACTCCTACCTGGAGCCAGATGAACTGGCAAAATCCCCCCAAATAAAGGATATGAAGGCAAAGGTTGCAGATATAGTGGATGCACTTGGAGGGGAGGGCTGGCAGAATGAATTCTTCAAACTGGTTAACAAGGATGAGAAGGAGAAACTCGAGGAATCCATAGCCAAAATGAAATTCGCGTTGAACACCATAAACGACATAGACAAACGTTTACTGTTGGGTCCCGTTAACGACCCTGTGGTGGGTATAGATATAAAAACCGGGGAAGTTGTGAGTATCATGAAACATCCTGTGGCAGATAAACTTCTCGTGTGCAATGTTAACGTTGGTGACAGGGCATTAACAGTTGTTACAAATGATTTAGCTGTTAAAGAGGGTAACCGGGTTGGAGTGTCCCTACTTCCACCAACAGGGTTTATGGGAATAACCAGCGAGGGAATGTTCCTGGGTGTGGGTGGAAATGTTTTGAAGGATGTTGAAGGCGAATTAGGCCAGCTGCCGCATGGATTCCCATTGGACGCCCTTAATGCAACCCGAAATCTTGTTGAAGAGTTTTTGAAGTGA